A window from Neodiprion fabricii isolate iyNeoFabr1 chromosome 2, iyNeoFabr1.1, whole genome shotgun sequence encodes these proteins:
- the LOC124176847 gene encoding uncharacterized protein LOC124176847: MFSFHKPKVYRSTTGCCICKAKSSSSRFTDSKKYEDDFIECFQLLERRTGEICNACVLLVKRWKKLPAGSDRNWSHVVDARAGPGIKSLTKFKSKNKKKLKEVQDKHEKIVKKKHVYLKPDREREQSPAMSDEYAEDFLPDNAGGGSKNSSRAGSPAGSDDGLTGVKRLAAEQGESGIKRRLPQIPVSGFIDLTYFKRETICCGTIFKGPYGEVMIDPSLIKPCIGCLARQEGQRQANAVSSSPSHSSASASPAHSSASASPAHSSASASPAHSLDSTVEPTVPKPVTKSFSDSSSDSGYDESSNQGVGESKLAKIIPNSNPSVKQEVKTIPVQSVQLKTIPVTEGIRLDSDLPIKLVPLKQIDQIVYKPISVASPANVITSSHQTVNISENRLVDFAIHASARQSIAN; the protein is encoded by the exons ATGTTTAGTTTTCACAAGCCGAAGGTGTATCGGTCGACTACAGGCTGTTGCATCTGCAAAGCCAAGTCGAGCAG CTCACGATTTACGGACAGCAAAAAGTACGAGGATGATTTCATAGAATGTTTCCAGCTTCTGGAACGCCGTACAGGAGAGATATGTAATGCTTGTGTTCTCCTGGTGAAACGTTGGAAAAAGTTGCCTGCTGGAAGCGACCGTAATTGGAGTCAC GTCGTTGATGCTCGTGCCGGACCTGGAATAAAATCTCTGACAAAGTTCAAGtcaaagaataagaaaaaactGAAGGAAGTACAAGACAAACATGAGAAGATCGTTAAAAAGAAGCATGTTTACCTGAAACCTGATCGTGAAAGGGAACAAAGTCCTGCAATGAGTGATGAGTACGCCG AGGACTTTCTACCAGATAATGCAGGAGGAGGCAGTAAGAATTCAAGCCGTGCTGGCAGCCCTGCCGGAAGCGATGATGGTTTAACAGGAGTAAAAAGGTTAGCTGCGGAACAAGGTGAATCTGGAATAAAAAGACGATTGCCTCAAATACCAGTCAGTGGTTTCATTGACCTGACCTACTTCAAAAG AGAAACAATCTGCTGCGGTACGATATTCAAGGGTCCGTATGGAGAAGTGATGATCGACCCATCATTAATAAAACCTTGCATTGGGTGCTTGGCCAGGCAAGAGGGACAGAGACAGGCAAATGCAGTGAGCAGTAGTCCTTCGCACAGTTCAGCATCCGCGAGCCCTGCACACAGTTCAGCATCTGCGAGTCCTGCGCACAGTTCAGCGTCAGCGAGTCCAGCGCACAGCTTAGATTCGACTGTAGAACCGACCGTTCCCAAACCGGTCACCAAATCGTTCAGTGACTCCTCTTCGGATTCGGGCTATGACGAATCTTCCAATCAAGGAGTTGGTGAGAGCAAGCTAGcgaaaataattccaaattCGAATCCGTCTGTTAAGCAGGAGGTCAAGACAATACCTGTACAGAGTGTTCAACTCAAGACGATCCCGGTAACTGAAGGAATCAGGTTAGACTCCGACCTACCTATTAAATTGGTACCTCTGAAACAGATAGACCAAATTGTGTACAAGCCGATCTCGGTAGCATCTCCTGCCAACGTTATCACGAGCTCGCATCAAACTGTCAACATCTCCGAGAATCGTTTAGTCGATTTTGCTATACACGCCTCTGCCAGACAGTCTATTGCTAATTAA
- the LOC124176849 gene encoding ras-related protein Rab-21, translated as MASSSPTANNSINGYNFKVVLLGEGCVGKTSVALRYVEDKFNDKHITTLQASFLNKKLNINGKRVNLAIWDTAGQEKFHALGPIYYRMSNGAILVYDITDEDSFQKVKNWVKELKKMLGSEICLVIAGNKLDLERDRNVTQEEAEEYARQVGAVHFHTSAKQNQNIEEMFLDLTRRMMVHADMVEQKSTLTRSNSTRRNVVVVEDEAEQERPASSSCCGGFSQSSS; from the exons ATGGCCAGTTCCTCACCGACTGCGAATAATTCAATCAATGGTTACAATTTTAAAGTTGTTTTGCTCGGCGAAGGTTGCGTAGGAAAAACATCTGTCGCTCTACGATATGTCGAGGACAAATTCAACGACAAACATATCACCACTCTCCAG GCTTCGTTTCTTAACAAGAAACTCAACATTAATGGAAAAAGAGTGAATTTGGCTATCTGGGATACGGCAGGACAAGAAAAGTTTCATGCCTTAGGACCCATCTACTATCGTATGTCAAACGGCGCAATTCTGGTATACGATATTACCGACGAGGACTCGTTTCAAAAG gtaAAAAACTGGGTGAAGGAGTTGAAAAAGATGCTTGGCAGTGAAATTTGCCTTGTCATAGCTGGTAACAAATTAGATCTTGAGAGGGATCGGAATGTAACACAGGAAGAAGCAGAAGA ATATGCCAGACAAGTTGGTGCGGTCCACTTTCACACATCAGCAAAACAGAATCAAAACATTGAAGAAATGTTTCTAGATTTAACCCGCCGCATGATGGTACATGCGGATATGGTTGAGCAAAAATCTACTCTTACACGGTCAAATAGCACACGACGGAATGTCGTGGTTGTCGAAGACGAAGCTGAGCAAGAGAGACCAGCTTCAAGCTCCTGCTGTGGAGGATTTTCGCAAAGTTCATCATAG
- the LOC124176848 gene encoding rhythmically expressed gene 2 protein-like → MNAIRPRLVTFDVTGTLLMTGLEVHYSEVGLRYGISVDPGKLAGSFKQNFNKLAADHPVFGKHTGLGWENWWRTIVYNVFREQNEHTCEKALEKVASTLIECYSTNECWHKYPDTLNILDYLKKKNVVLGVISNFDARLESVLVSTELRPYFSFVLSSYDLGTEKPDPLIFEEALKITKRYCDRSVLPHEAVHIGDTYDKDYLGAKNAKWNAILIKRDDKKPTDNTKVPHRDVYRSLNDLKIHFDKVFRYEMTESP, encoded by the coding sequence atgaacgCTATACGACCGCGTTTAGTCACGTTTGACGTGACGGGAACTCTGCTGATGACGGGGTTGGAGGTTCACTACTCGGAAGTGGGATTGAGATACGGGATTTCGGTGGACCCTGGGAAATTGGCGGGAAGTTTTAAACAGAACTTTAACAAACTGGCGGCGGATCATCCGGTGTTTGGAAAGCACACGGGACTCGGATGGGAGAATTGGTGGCGAACCATAGTGTACAACGTTTTCCGAGAGCAAAACGAGCACACTTGCGAAAAGGCCCTCGAAAAGGTGGCGAGCACCCTGATCGAATGTTATAGTACGAATGAATGCTGGCACAAGTATCCCGACACGCTAAATATACTCGATTacttgaaaaagaagaatgtcGTACTCGGTGTCATATCAAACTTTGATGCTCGTCTAGAGTCTGTACTCGTCAGCACCGAATTGCGCCCGTATTTCTCTTTCGTTTTGTCCTCGTACGACCTTGGAACCGAAAAGCCCGATCCATTGATATTTGAAGAGGctctaaaaataacgaaacgtTATTGCGATAGATCGGTTCTACCCCATGAAGCCGTACACATCGGAGATACGTACGACAAGGATTATCTCGGTGCCAAAAATGCCAAATGGAACGCCATACTGATCAAACGTGATGACAAAAAGCCAACCGATAACACGAAAGTACCTCATCGCGACGTTTACCGCAGTCTCAACGACCTCAAAATCCATTTCGACAAAGTCTTTCGTTACGAGATGACGGAATCGCCTTAG